A stretch of Pogona vitticeps strain Pit_001003342236 chromosome 5, PviZW2.1, whole genome shotgun sequence DNA encodes these proteins:
- the LOC140707465 gene encoding uncharacterized protein LOC140707465 produces MEYIFLALCFSFFICLCALVCLYFSGCQEMTYKHEGKQLLAICSCCCNTEISLGFPLLHSFG; encoded by the coding sequence ATGGAGTACATATTTCTTGCCTTGTGCTTCTCATTTTTCATCTGCCTATGTGCTCTGGTATGCTTATATTTTTCTGGCTGCCAAGAAATGACGTATAAGCATGAAGGTAAGCAGCTCTTAGCTATTTGTTCATGTTGCTGTAATACTGAAATTAGTCTGGGGTTTCCCCTTTTACACTCTTTTGGCTAA